From the genome of Miscanthus floridulus cultivar M001 chromosome 10, ASM1932011v1, whole genome shotgun sequence, one region includes:
- the LOC136489973 gene encoding uncharacterized protein, with protein MKSPAPILIPTKRKATGAQPSKSTTKRVRITPLTAHVDPSSVTKPIVDSADEPNPHISSADIAGPDIGESTEKSQNPSNSPTTQPINDQDNTQNINEPISDPLEPIQHEMAGEATADGRETHQTTDGSRFSSF; from the exons ATGAAGAGTCCAGCTCCGATATTGATCCCGACGAAGCGCAAAGCAACTGGGGCTCAGCCATCAAAGTCCACTACAAAAAGGGTGCGTATAACTCCGTTGACTGCTCAC GTGGATCCATCTTCTGTTACCAAACCAATAGTCGATAGTGCTGATGAACCGAATCCTCACATCTCGTCAGCTGATATTGCTGGG CCGGACATTGGGGAATCAACAGAAAAAAGTCAAAATCCTTCAAACTCACCGACTACCCAG CCGATCAATGATCAGGACAACACTCAGAATATCAATGAGCCAATTTCAGATCCTTTAGAGCCGATTCAACACGAAATGGCTGGTGAAGCAACTGCTGATGGTCGGGAGACTCATCAAACAACCGATG GCTCAAGATTCTCCTCCTTCTAG